A single genomic interval of Drosophila virilis strain 15010-1051.87 chromosome 2, Dvir_AGI_RSII-ME, whole genome shotgun sequence harbors:
- the GILT1 gene encoding GILT-like protein 1, producing the protein MSHKFVLLACLAVSVCSAAKVPIAIYYESLCPDSAKFITEQLYPAMKSELRDAVELTFVPFGKSQFHTQGAEVTFTCHHGPNECYGNKVHACAIEHIQANSYQIDFTRESLTLDFINCLMKAGKNFPDNVYPGQRCAAESHVNNWENIKTCANTTDGSVLLRKAGETTQRLKEPLTSVPTILFNEQFDKQVNERAQVNFIGTLCKYVSAPQPRICAQHNGASSLVGASALLSTLLGIWFVRQLY; encoded by the exons ATGAGTCACAAATTTGTACTTTTGGCTTGTCTGGCCGTCAGTGTGTGCAGTGCCGCAAAG GTGCCCATTGCCATTTACTATGAATCCCTGTGCCCGGACAGCGCCAAGTTTATTACGGAGCAACTGTATCCGGCTATGAAGAGCGAGCTGCGTGATGCGGTCGAACTGACATTTGTGCCCTTTGGCAAGTCCCAG TTCCACACACAAGGCGCTGAGGTGACCTTTACCTGCCATCATGGTCCCAACGAGTGTTACGGCAACAAGGTGCATGCCTGCGCCATCGAGCACATTCAGGCCAACTCCTATCAAATTGATTTCACACGCGAATCGCTTACCCTGGACTTTATCAACTGCCTGATGAAGGCGGGCAAGAACTTCCCGGATAATGTGTATCCGGGCCAGCGTTGCGCCGCAGAGAGTCACGTCAACAACTGGGAGAACATCAAGACCTGTGCGAACACCACCGATGGCAGCGTGCTGCTGCGCAAGGCTGGCGAAACCACTCAGAGGCTGAAGGAGCCACTGACCAGTGTGCCCACCATTCTGTTCAACGAG CAATTCGACAAGCAGGTCAATGAGCGCGCCCAGGTCAACTTCATTGGTACCCTCTGCAAATATGTCTCGGCGCCCCAGCCACGCATCTGTGCCCAGCACAACGGCGCATCGAGTCTGGTTGGTGCCAGCGCCCTTCTGAGCACCCTCTTGGGCATCTGGTTCGTACGCCAGCTTTACTAA
- the CCHa2 gene encoding neuropeptide CCHamide-2, producing MKSTISLLLVVICTVVLAAQQSQAKKGCQAYGHVCYGGHGKRSLSASGTGSGSAASANVVGLEQEFVRPNGLLPMLAANEQAPAMPEPEFDDYPSRQVLYKIMKSWFNRPHRPVPRLGELDYPLSSSGESFNREVALNTLN from the exons ATGAAATCCACAatttcgctgctgctggttgtcATCTGCACCGTCGTCCTGGCCGCCCAACAGAGCCAGGCCAAAA AGGGCTGTCAGGCCTATGGGCACGTCTGTTACGGCGGACATGGGAAGCGGTCCTTGAGCGCGTCGGGCACCGGCTCCGGCAGTGCTGCGTCTGCCAATGTCGTTGGCCTCGAGCAGGAGTTTGTGCGTCCAAATGGCCTGCTGCCAATGCTGGCAGCTAATGAACAGGCGCCCGCCATGCCCGAACCGGAATTCGACGATTATCCGTCGCGTCAAGTGCTCTATAAAATAATGAAGTCGTGG TTTAACCGCCCGCATCGACCAGTACCTCGTCTAGGTGAGCTGGATTATCCGCTTTCAAGTTCCGGCGAGAGTTTTAACCGCGAAGTTGCGCTCAACACGCTTAACTAA
- the LOC6632249 gene encoding WD repeat-containing protein 36 translates to MTHLRAEDSSVAEEKESRGIIRESSQIFRRNRALGYVSNQVPAVTRYVQRRRDTLLITCIGRSFQVYTASHLRLLHVSGLHPDDITALATDRLHTYTASNKCIYAWRAGKHVRHVYRGHERDVHLLLPFGGNLIAVDRGNVLKVWNIPTDDVYLDVPFKEDEFLITALAHPPTYVNKIVLGSQQGQLKIMNISKNSIVCTLSRHPNRVTCIEPAPALDVVGVGHADGTIIVLNLKFDTVLMAFKQEWGLVTQLTFRTDGPPIMVSACSNGYMAFWNLEEHKLAGQLQAHEEQVTTAICLPSEPVVFTTSPDNSMKLFIFDMSDGGARQLRIREGHTKPPLCIRYHGGTGVSILSAGEDSTLRVFSTISESLNKSMGRATYNPKATKKKNRFQYDKYSMPPILEFTSDVAREKEWDNIAAIHAGIIQTTTWTFHKSRLGEHRLVPKQFQNKNRVNFQSETTCIISTNCGNFVIIGYSSGDVERFNIQSGLHRLSYGGFHPAHEAAVRGLACDNLNQYVVSGCSKGLVKFWPFKGNTQKPTAVLRLADGVALMRHHRESSMLAIGLDTFKIYVVDMETRVIVRKFIGHTAKLNDMTFSPDSRWLITASMDSTIKVWDIPSSYMIDHFRVERPCISLSMSPSGDFLATAHVNLLGIYLWANKTLFNQISLRSIDPNEPAPYVGLPTNICDAMDLEDAMQELGIDNDEDNVELGEEIDAKYETPKQLSPELITLSGLAASRWQNLLDLELIKQRNKPKAPPKGPKQAPFFLPTVSGLELRFDVSNAPTSNDGSRVLQVSSFNNLTAFGKLLEATATSNDFNPAMQHITQLGPSMVDFEIKSLHPDAGGTMLAMRQFLKLIEFMLGTNQDFELAQSYLSVYLRSHGLSLTESPELIKSLRSVSQVQQLAWERIESKLIYGTGVVAALRNFAH, encoded by the exons atgacGCATCTGCGCGCAGAGGACAGTTCGGTAGCGGAGGAGAAAGAATCCCGGGGAATTATTAGGGAGAGCAGCCAGATATTCCGACGAAACCGCGCGCTCGGCTATGTCAGCAACCAAGTGCCGGCCGTGACGCGCTATGTGCAGCGCCGTCGAGACACGTTGCTGATTACATGCATCGGCCGCTCCTTCCAGGTGTACACGGCCAGTCATTTGCGTCTGCTGCACGTCAGCGGCCTGCACCCCGACGATATAACTGCCTTGGCCACGGACAGACTGCACACATACACGGCCAGCAACAAGTGTATCTATGCCTGGCGCGCGGGCAAGCATGTACGGCACGTGTATCGGGGTCATGAGCGTGATGTGCATCTGTTGCTGCCCTTTGGCGGAAACCTGATTGCCGTGGATCGTGGCAATGTGCTGAAAGTGTGGAACATACCCACGGACGATGTTTATCTGGATGTGCCCTTCAAGGAGGATGAGTTTCTGATAACGGCTCTGGCTCATCCGCCCACCTACGTCAATAAAATTGTGCTGGGCTCACAGCAGGGCCAGCTGAAGATCATGAACATCAGTAAAAACAGCATTGTGTGCACCCTCAGTCGCCATCCCAATCGGGTGACCTGTATCGAGCCGGCGCCAGCACTGGATGTGGTGGGCGTTGGACATGCTGATGGCACAATTATTGTTTTGAATCTGAAATTCGATACAGTGCTGATGGCCTTCAAGCAGGAGTGGGGCCTGGTCACCCAGCTTACATTTCGTACAGATGGTCCGCCCATAATGGTATCCGCCTGCAGCAACGGTTATATGGCCTTCTGGAACTTGGAGGAACACAAATTGGCTGGCCAACTGCAGGCGCATGAGGAGCAGGTGACCACGGCTATATGCCTGCCCAGCGAGCCGGTTGTCTTCACCACATCTCCGGACAATTCCATGAAGCTCTTTATATTCGACATGTCCGATGGTGGCGCACGGCAGTTGCGCATACGCGAGGGTCACACAAAGCCACCGCTTTGCATACGCTACCATGGCGGCACCGGTGTTTCCATATTGTCCGCCGGAGAGGATAGTACCTTACGTGTGTTCTCTACCATCTCGGAATCGCTGAACAAAAGCATGGGCAGAGCCACCTACAATCCCAAGGCGACCAAGaagaaaa ATCGCTTTCAGTATGATAAGTACAGCATGCCGCCGATTCTGGAGTTCACCTCAGATGTGGCACGCGAAAAGGAATGGGACAACATTGCCGCCATACATGCGGGCATTATACAGACGACCACTTGGACCTTTCACAAGAGCCGTTTAGGCGAGCATCGCCTGGTgccaaaacaatttcaaaacaaaaatcgcGTCAACTTCCAAAGCGAGACCACATGCATCATATCCACCAACTGCGGCAACTTTGTCATCATTGGTTACAGCAGCGGCGATGTGGAGCGGTTCAACATTCAGTCCGGCTTGCATCGCTTAAGCTATGGCGGGTTCCATCCGGCGCATGAGGCAGCTGTGCGTGGTTTGGCTTGCGACAACCTGAATCAGTATGTGGTTTCTGGCTGTTCCAAAGGCCTCGTCAAATTCTGGCCGTTCAAGGGCAATA CTCAAAAGCCGACTGCCGTGCTGCGTTTGGCGGACGGCGTTGCTCTTATGCGGCATCATCGCGAAAGCTCCATGCTGGCCATTGGCCTGGACACATTTAAGATCTATGTGGTGGACATGGAGACGCGTGTAATTGTGCGCAAGTTCATTGGCCACACGGCAAAGCTCAACGATATGACCTTTAGTCCAGACAGTCGTTGGCTTATCACCGCCTCCATGGACTCTACTATTAAAGTGTGGGATATACCTTCATCCTATATGATTGATCACTTTCGCGTGGAGCGTCCCTGTATCTCGCTGAGCATGTCGCCCAGTGGCGATTTTCTGGCCACGGCGCATGTGAACCTCCTCGGTATTTACCTGTGGGCAAATAAGACGCTGTTCAATCAGATTTCGTTGCGTTCCATTGATCCAAACGAGCCTGCACCCTATGTGGGTCTGCCCACAAATATTTGCGATGCCATGGATCTGGAAGACGCCATGCAGGAGCTGGGCATTGACAATGACGAAGATAATGTGGAGCTTGGCGAGGAGATTGATGCCAAATACGAAACACCCAAGCAGCTATCGCCCGAACTAATTACACTGTCAGGCCTAGCTGCCTCGCGCTGGCAGAATCTGCTTGACCTGGAGCTGATTAAGCAGCGCAACAAACCGAAGGCACCACCCAAAGGGCCCAAACAAGCGCCCTTCTTTCTGCCAACGGTGTCAGGCCTGGAGCTGCGCTTCGATGTTAGCAATGCGCCTACAAGCAACGATGGCTCCCGAGTGCTGCAGGTCTCCTCCTTCAACAATCTAACCGCCTTTGGCAAGCTGCTGGAGGCAACTGCCACAAGCAACGATTTCAATCCCGCCATGCAGCACATCACCCAACTGGGTCCGTCAATGGTGGACTTTGAGATCAAATCGCTGCATCCCGACGCTGGCGGCACTATGCTCGCCATGCGGCAGTTCCTCAAGCTTATCGAGTTCATGCTTGGCACGAATCAAGACTTTGAACTGGCGCAATCCTATCTAAGCGTTTATCTTCGCTCCCACGGCCTCAGCCTGACAGAATCACCAGAGCTCATCAAATCCCTGCGCAGCGTCTCGCAGGTGCAACAGTTGGCCTGGGAGCGCATCGAGAGCAAACTTATCTACGGCACAGGCGTCGTCGCAGCACTGCGTAACTTTGCGCATTAG
- the Droj2 gene encoding dnaJ homolog subfamily A member 4, with protein MVKETGYYDLLGVKPNATPDELKKAYRKLALKYHPDKNPNEGEKFKAISQAYEVLSDADKRQVYDEGGEAAIKKGGADSGDFRNPMDFFEKFFGAGFGGSGGGRRRERRGKDVVHQMSVQLEELYNGATRKLQLQKNVICDKCEGRGGKKGSIEKCVQCRGNGVETRVQQIAPGIVQHIEQVCRKCSGTGETIQEKDRCKNCNGRKTVRERKVLEVHIEKGMRDGQKIVFTGEGDHEPESQPGDIIILLDEKEHTTFVHAGTDLMMKMPLQLVEALCGFQRIVKTLDDRDLLVATQPGEVIRHEMTKCIADEGMPIFKNPMEKGTLIIQFEVIFPDVINPSVIPTLKQCLPPAPEIDIPVDAEHTVLEDFDPKQRRQQHQRMAYDEDEGGYQDGPRVQQCTSS; from the exons ATGGTCAAAGAAACGGGCTATTACGATCTGCTGGGCGTGAAGCCCAACGCAACACCTGATGAGCTGAAGAAAGCCTACAGAAAATTGGCGCTGAAATACCATCCAGACAAGAATCCTAATGAGGGTGAAAAATTCAAAGCCATCTCGCAGGCGTACGAGGTGCTCTCCGATGCGGACAAGCGTCAGGTGTACGATGAGGGCGGTGAGGCGGCCATCAAGAAGGGTGGCGCCGATTCCGGTGATTTCCGCAATCCCATGGACTTCTTTGAGAAGTTCTTTGGCGCCGGCTTTGGCGGTAGCGGCGGCGGTCGTCGTCGTGAACGACGCGGCAAGGATGTCGTTCACCAGATGTCAGTACAGCTGGAGGAGCTGTACAATGGGGCAACGCGCAAACTGCAGTTGCAGAAGAATGTGATTTGTGACAAGTGCGAGGGCCGCGGCGGCAAGAAGGGCAGCATCGAGAAGTGTGTCCAGTGTCGCGGCAACGGTGTTGAGACACGCGTGCAACAGATCGCGCCCGGCATTGTGCAACACATCGAGCAGGTGTGCCGAAAGTGTTCCGGCACCGGTGAGACCATACAGGAGAAGGATCGTTGCAAGAACTGTAACGGACGCAAAACTGTGCGGGAGCGCAAGGTGTTGGAGGTGCACATCGAGAAAGGCATGCGGGATGGTCAGAAGATTGTATTTACAGGCGAGGGCGATCACGAGCCCGAATCTCAACCGGGTGATATCATAATATTATTGGACGAAAAGGAGCATACAACTTTTGTACATGCCGGCACGGATCTAATGATGAAAATGCCACTCCAGCTGGTCGAAGCGTTGTGTGGGTTCCAGCGCATTGTCAAGACGCTGGATGATCGCGATCTGCTGGTGGCCACGCAACCTGGCGAAGTTATACGACATGAAATGACCAAGTGTATCGCAGATGAGGGCATGCCTATATTCAAAAATCCCATGGAGAAGGGCACGCTAATCATACAGTTTGAGGTCATTTTCCCCGATGTGATCAACCCATCAGTTATACCGACGCTCAAGCAGTGCTTGCCACCGGCGCCAGAGATTGACATTCCAGTTGATGCAGAGCATACAGTTTTG GAGGACTTTGATCCCAAACAACGTCGCCAGCAACACCAGCGCATGGCCTACGACGAGGATGAGGGTGGCTATCAAGATGGACCGCGCGTTCAACAGTGCACATCCAGTTAA
- the mRpS21 gene encoding small ribosomal subunit protein bS21m — translation MRHAQFLARTVFVHNNNVDEACRLLNRILGKEEIFDQFRRTRFYEKPYQVRRRVNFEKCKAIYNEDMNRKIQFVLRKNRVDPFPGCS, via the exons atgagACATGCTCAATTTTTGGCACGTACAGTGTTCGTGCATAACAACAACGTGGATGAGGCTTGCCGTTTGCTAAACCGCATTCTCGGCAAGGAGGAAATCTTTGATCAATTTCGGCGCACGCGTTTCTACGAGAAGCCCTACCAG GTGCGCCGTCGTGTAAATTTTGAAAAGTGCAAAGCCATCTACAACGAGGACATGAATcggaaaattcaatttgtgctGCGAAAAAATCGCGTGGATCCCTTTCCGGGCTGCAGTTAA
- the LOC6632252 gene encoding uncharacterized protein DDB_G0280205 isoform X2 has product MLGNRFVAAVLVASCSLAQAYPALLPYIYTPSKRGDATFPLIEDDVVELDQLRQEPQPVVGKRQHDGSTVRTTTTTKESIEKVIAAPEAGGKDQSLHLIPDLERQLEVATPLMSMSTTTTTSTSATTTTAAFKDDGERSQLEEPKTAGKPATEPGAPHAKAFYGAARLAFGQNPEVLPTSPTSTTTSTSTSTSTSTSTTTPTSTSTSTSPTTTTTATPAASTEAASVERDAQPVEDLAGEPAENAAETEATAATADKLPGSQHNHDVNKETIGDILIDQLEAVAKTTERRSGMPHMTAKTAQSLLRNPNGQYSSFDMAQYVFWTGDETGVARAVEELIDENLITRESALKFLRDIRLGIEFLQRSYTNRIFPEELRQNHLKRNSLPSSSTTSTTTTTTSTTTEKPFIHLEIDSEGVTPEVGRGKSLDSFTFWSKLKALDNESPQDLTDYDDTMGRAKIVEYLYNEYSLEEILYKLAKVMFAQSLAHGSDEAQQELQKLTEFLEREGNLGVIPVDLQKKVLRVLLTALSDTLTEHPELLPAARLNLANPFFRLPMHAPGQ; this is encoded by the exons ATGCTCGGCAATAGATTCGTGGCGGCCGTCTTGGTGGCCAGCTGCAGCCTAGCTCAGGCCTATCCAGCCCTCTTGCCATATATCTACA CTCCATCGAAGCGCGGCGATGCAACCTTTCCATTGATCGAGGACGATGTGGTCGAGCTGGATCAGCTGCGGCAGGAGCCGCAGCCTGTTGTGGGCAAGCGCCAGCATGATGGCAGCACGGTGCGCACAACAACCACCACAAAGGAGAGCATTGAGAAGGTGATTGCGGCTCCGGAGGCGGGCGGCAAGGATCAAAGCTTGCATCTGATTCCCGATCTGGAGCGGCAGCTGGAGGTGGCCACGCCGTTGATGTCCATGTCGACCACAACCACCACAAGCACATCGGCCACCACGACTACGGCGGCCTTTAAGGATGATGGCGAACGTTCACAGCTCGAGGAGCCGAAAACGGCTGGAAAGCCAGCGACCGAGCCGGGCGCACCGCATGCCAAG GCTTTCTACGGTGCAGCGCGTCTAGCGTTTGGCCAAAATCCCGAGGTGTTGCCCACATCTCCCACGTCCACAACAACGTCCACGTCTACGTCTACGTCCACGTCTACGTCTACGACCACGCCCACTTCCACTTCGACAAGCAcaagcccaacaacaacaacaactgcaacgcCAGCTGCCAGCACAGAAGCGGCTTCGGTCGAGCGCGATGCCCAGCCTGTCGAGGATTTGGCTGGCGAGCCAGCGGAGAATGCCGCAGAGACAGAGGCAACAGCTGCCACGGCTGATAAATTGCCTGGGTCTCAGCATAATCACGATGTCAACAAGGAGACAATTGGCGACATATTGATCGATCAGCTAGAGGCGGTGGCCAAGACCACCGAACGGCGCTCCGGCATGCCCCATATGACGGCCAAG ACCGCCCAGAGTCTGTTGCGCAATCCGAATGGCCAATACTCCTCCTTCGATATGGCTCAATACGTCTTCTGGACTGGCGATGAGACGGGCGTTGCCAGGGCAGTCGAGGAACTTATCGATGAGAATTTG ATTACCAGGGAGAGCGCTCTGAAGTTTTTGCGTGATATTCGTTTGGGAATTGAGTTCCTGCAGCGCTCCTATACCAATCGTATTTTCCCCGAGGAGCTGCGTCAGAATCATTTGAAGCGAAATAGTCTGCCCAGCAGCTCAACCACATCGaccacaacaaccacaactagCACGACCACGGAGAAGCCATTCATTCACCTGGAAATCGATTCGGAGGGGGTTACACCTGAGGTAGGCCGAGGCAAATCGCTGGACAGCTTCACCTTCTGGAGCAAGCTCAAGGCGCTTGACAACGAGAGTCCTCAAG ATCTAACGGATTATGATGATACCATGGGTCGGGCCAAAATCGTTGAGTATTTGTACAATGAATACAGCTTAGAGGAAATACTGTATAAATTGGCCAAG GTAATGTTTGCCCAGTCCCTGGCACACGGTTCCGATGAGGCCCAACAGGAGTTGCAGAAGCTAACCGAGTTCCTGGAGCGTGAGGGCAATCTGGGTGTTATACCTGTGGATTTGCAAAAGAAAGTCTTAC GTGTGCTGCTCACCGCCTTGTCGGACACTCTGACCGAACATCCGGAGCTATTGCCAGCAGCGCGTCTTAACTTGGCCAATCCATTTTTCAGGCTTCCAATGCATGCTCCCGGCCAATAG
- the LOC6632252 gene encoding uncharacterized protein DDB_G0280205 isoform X1: MLGNRFVAAVLVASCSLAQAYPALLPYIYTPSKRGDATFPLIEDDVVELDQLRQEPQPVVGKRQHDGSTVRTTTTTKESIEKVIAAPEAGGKDQSLHLIPDLERQLEVATPLMSMSTTTTTSTSATTTTAAFKDDGERSQLEEPKTAGKPATEPGAPHAKCISTKPPKNQQAFYGAARLAFGQNPEVLPTSPTSTTTSTSTSTSTSTSTTTPTSTSTSTSPTTTTTATPAASTEAASVERDAQPVEDLAGEPAENAAETEATAATADKLPGSQHNHDVNKETIGDILIDQLEAVAKTTERRSGMPHMTAKTAQSLLRNPNGQYSSFDMAQYVFWTGDETGVARAVEELIDENLITRESALKFLRDIRLGIEFLQRSYTNRIFPEELRQNHLKRNSLPSSSTTSTTTTTTSTTTEKPFIHLEIDSEGVTPEVGRGKSLDSFTFWSKLKALDNESPQDLTDYDDTMGRAKIVEYLYNEYSLEEILYKLAKVMFAQSLAHGSDEAQQELQKLTEFLEREGNLGVIPVDLQKKVLRVLLTALSDTLTEHPELLPAARLNLANPFFRLPMHAPGQ, encoded by the exons ATGCTCGGCAATAGATTCGTGGCGGCCGTCTTGGTGGCCAGCTGCAGCCTAGCTCAGGCCTATCCAGCCCTCTTGCCATATATCTACA CTCCATCGAAGCGCGGCGATGCAACCTTTCCATTGATCGAGGACGATGTGGTCGAGCTGGATCAGCTGCGGCAGGAGCCGCAGCCTGTTGTGGGCAAGCGCCAGCATGATGGCAGCACGGTGCGCACAACAACCACCACAAAGGAGAGCATTGAGAAGGTGATTGCGGCTCCGGAGGCGGGCGGCAAGGATCAAAGCTTGCATCTGATTCCCGATCTGGAGCGGCAGCTGGAGGTGGCCACGCCGTTGATGTCCATGTCGACCACAACCACCACAAGCACATCGGCCACCACGACTACGGCGGCCTTTAAGGATGATGGCGAACGTTCACAGCTCGAGGAGCCGAAAACGGCTGGAAAGCCAGCGACCGAGCCGGGCGCACCGCATGCCAAG TGTATATCCACGAAACCACCCAAAAATCAACAGGCTTTCTACGGTGCAGCGCGTCTAGCGTTTGGCCAAAATCCCGAGGTGTTGCCCACATCTCCCACGTCCACAACAACGTCCACGTCTACGTCTACGTCCACGTCTACGTCTACGACCACGCCCACTTCCACTTCGACAAGCAcaagcccaacaacaacaacaactgcaacgcCAGCTGCCAGCACAGAAGCGGCTTCGGTCGAGCGCGATGCCCAGCCTGTCGAGGATTTGGCTGGCGAGCCAGCGGAGAATGCCGCAGAGACAGAGGCAACAGCTGCCACGGCTGATAAATTGCCTGGGTCTCAGCATAATCACGATGTCAACAAGGAGACAATTGGCGACATATTGATCGATCAGCTAGAGGCGGTGGCCAAGACCACCGAACGGCGCTCCGGCATGCCCCATATGACGGCCAAG ACCGCCCAGAGTCTGTTGCGCAATCCGAATGGCCAATACTCCTCCTTCGATATGGCTCAATACGTCTTCTGGACTGGCGATGAGACGGGCGTTGCCAGGGCAGTCGAGGAACTTATCGATGAGAATTTG ATTACCAGGGAGAGCGCTCTGAAGTTTTTGCGTGATATTCGTTTGGGAATTGAGTTCCTGCAGCGCTCCTATACCAATCGTATTTTCCCCGAGGAGCTGCGTCAGAATCATTTGAAGCGAAATAGTCTGCCCAGCAGCTCAACCACATCGaccacaacaaccacaactagCACGACCACGGAGAAGCCATTCATTCACCTGGAAATCGATTCGGAGGGGGTTACACCTGAGGTAGGCCGAGGCAAATCGCTGGACAGCTTCACCTTCTGGAGCAAGCTCAAGGCGCTTGACAACGAGAGTCCTCAAG ATCTAACGGATTATGATGATACCATGGGTCGGGCCAAAATCGTTGAGTATTTGTACAATGAATACAGCTTAGAGGAAATACTGTATAAATTGGCCAAG GTAATGTTTGCCCAGTCCCTGGCACACGGTTCCGATGAGGCCCAACAGGAGTTGCAGAAGCTAACCGAGTTCCTGGAGCGTGAGGGCAATCTGGGTGTTATACCTGTGGATTTGCAAAAGAAAGTCTTAC GTGTGCTGCTCACCGCCTTGTCGGACACTCTGACCGAACATCCGGAGCTATTGCCAGCAGCGCGTCTTAACTTGGCCAATCCATTTTTCAGGCTTCCAATGCATGCTCCCGGCCAATAG
- the LOC6632252 gene encoding uncharacterized protein isoform X3 has product MLGNRFVAAVLVASCSLAQAYPALLPYIYTPSKRGDATFPLIEDDVVELDQLRQEPQPVVGKRQHDGSTVRTTTTTKESIEKVIAAPEAGGKDQSLHLIPDLERQLEVATPLMSMSTTTTTSTSATTTTAAFKDDGERSQLEEPKTAGKPATEPGAPHAKTAQSLLRNPNGQYSSFDMAQYVFWTGDETGVARAVEELIDENLITRESALKFLRDIRLGIEFLQRSYTNRIFPEELRQNHLKRNSLPSSSTTSTTTTTTSTTTEKPFIHLEIDSEGVTPEVGRGKSLDSFTFWSKLKALDNESPQDLTDYDDTMGRAKIVEYLYNEYSLEEILYKLAKVMFAQSLAHGSDEAQQELQKLTEFLEREGNLGVIPVDLQKKVLRVLLTALSDTLTEHPELLPAARLNLANPFFRLPMHAPGQ; this is encoded by the exons ATGCTCGGCAATAGATTCGTGGCGGCCGTCTTGGTGGCCAGCTGCAGCCTAGCTCAGGCCTATCCAGCCCTCTTGCCATATATCTACA CTCCATCGAAGCGCGGCGATGCAACCTTTCCATTGATCGAGGACGATGTGGTCGAGCTGGATCAGCTGCGGCAGGAGCCGCAGCCTGTTGTGGGCAAGCGCCAGCATGATGGCAGCACGGTGCGCACAACAACCACCACAAAGGAGAGCATTGAGAAGGTGATTGCGGCTCCGGAGGCGGGCGGCAAGGATCAAAGCTTGCATCTGATTCCCGATCTGGAGCGGCAGCTGGAGGTGGCCACGCCGTTGATGTCCATGTCGACCACAACCACCACAAGCACATCGGCCACCACGACTACGGCGGCCTTTAAGGATGATGGCGAACGTTCACAGCTCGAGGAGCCGAAAACGGCTGGAAAGCCAGCGACCGAGCCGGGCGCACCGCATGCCAAG ACCGCCCAGAGTCTGTTGCGCAATCCGAATGGCCAATACTCCTCCTTCGATATGGCTCAATACGTCTTCTGGACTGGCGATGAGACGGGCGTTGCCAGGGCAGTCGAGGAACTTATCGATGAGAATTTG ATTACCAGGGAGAGCGCTCTGAAGTTTTTGCGTGATATTCGTTTGGGAATTGAGTTCCTGCAGCGCTCCTATACCAATCGTATTTTCCCCGAGGAGCTGCGTCAGAATCATTTGAAGCGAAATAGTCTGCCCAGCAGCTCAACCACATCGaccacaacaaccacaactagCACGACCACGGAGAAGCCATTCATTCACCTGGAAATCGATTCGGAGGGGGTTACACCTGAGGTAGGCCGAGGCAAATCGCTGGACAGCTTCACCTTCTGGAGCAAGCTCAAGGCGCTTGACAACGAGAGTCCTCAAG ATCTAACGGATTATGATGATACCATGGGTCGGGCCAAAATCGTTGAGTATTTGTACAATGAATACAGCTTAGAGGAAATACTGTATAAATTGGCCAAG GTAATGTTTGCCCAGTCCCTGGCACACGGTTCCGATGAGGCCCAACAGGAGTTGCAGAAGCTAACCGAGTTCCTGGAGCGTGAGGGCAATCTGGGTGTTATACCTGTGGATTTGCAAAAGAAAGTCTTAC GTGTGCTGCTCACCGCCTTGTCGGACACTCTGACCGAACATCCGGAGCTATTGCCAGCAGCGCGTCTTAACTTGGCCAATCCATTTTTCAGGCTTCCAATGCATGCTCCCGGCCAATAG